The window CCGAAGAGCAGCGCGATCGCCGCGCCGGCGAAGGAGAGCTCGCTGATGCCGTGCACCGCGAAGGCCATGTCGCGCTGCATCACGAACACGCCGATGAGGCCGCCGACGATGCCGAGCACGGCCCCGGCGAAGATCGAGTTCTTCACGAGCAGCAGCAGCTCGCCGTAGTCGGTGAAGTCGAAGAGCTGCGACCAGATGTCGAGGTGCATCATGCGGCGGGCTCCGGGTGCGCTTCGCGGGTGTGTTCGTGGTGGTCGTGGGTCTCCGCGTCCGGGATGCCCACCACGACGATGCGGCCCCGGCTGCGGATGACGTCCACCGGGGTCCCGTACAGGTCCGTCAGCACGTCGCTGCGCAGCACCTCGTCGGGCGTGCCGGTGCGGAACCGGCCGCCGGCCAGGTAGAGCACGCGGTCGACCATCCCGAGCACGGGGTTCACGTCGTGCGTGACGAAGACCACCGCGCTGTCGTGCTCGCGGCGCCGCCGGTCGATGAGCTCGCTCACGCCGCGCTGGTGCTGCAGGTCGAGCGAGAGCAGCGGCTCGTCGCAGAGGAGGAGCGCCGGGTCGCCGGCGAGGGCCTGGGCGACACGCAGCCGCTGCTGCTCGCCGCCGGAGAGGGAGCCGACCGCGGCGTCCGCGTAGCGGCGGGCGCCGACCGCGTCGATCAGGCCGTCGACCTGCTCGCGGTCCGCGCGGCGGGGGAGCGGGAGGCCCCAGCGGTGACCGTTCACGCCGAGGGCGACCAGGTCGCGGGCGCGCAGCGGAGTGCCGGCGGGGATGAGCTTCTGCTGCGGGATGTAGCCGATGCGGCGATCGCCGCGGCGGACCGCGTGCCCCTCGAAGGCGATCTCGCCGGAGTCGAGACGCTGCTGGCCCAGGATGGTGCGCAGCAGGCTGGTCTTGCCCGAGCCGTTCGGCCCGAGGACCGCGACGAACTCGCCGGCGTGCACATCCAGGTCGAGGCCGCTCCACAGCGTCCGCTCGCCGAACCCGAGGGAGGCGTCGCGCAGCCGCAGGACGACGTCGCGATCGCCGGGCGCTGCCACCCGCTGCAACGGTTCGCTCATCGTGCCAGCGCCTTTCCGATCTCATCGAGCACGCCCTGCATCCAGCCCGCATAGTGCAGGCCGTCGGGCAGCGTCTCGGTCACGGGCACGACGGGGATGCCGGCGTGCTTCGCCGCGGCGAGCACCCGTTCCGTCTGGGCCCCGGTCGTCTGCTCGTTGTAGACCAGCAGCCGCACCTGGTGGCCGCTGAACAGGGCAAGCGTGTCCTTGAGCACGACCGGGGAGACGTCGTTCTCCTCCTCGATCGCGGCGCTGAACTTCTCGGGGGTCTTGTTCTGCAGCCCGATGGCGTCCAGCAGGTAGAGCGGCACCGGCTCCGTGATGGCGACGCCCTCACCGGCGTACGACGCCTTGAGCTTCGCCTCAGCGGCCTCCAGTGCGCTCAGTCTCGCTTCGAAGGCCTCGGCGTTCTTCTCGAACTCCGCCTTCTTCGACGGGTCCGCCTTCGCCAGGGCGGCAGTCAGCGCGTCGGTCAGCGTGCGGATCGTCGGGATGTCGTACCAGACGTGCTCGTTGAGCTCGCCGTCCACGGGCTTCTTGCCCGAGAGGTCCACGACGTTCAGGACGGTCGCGCTCTCGCTCTGCGCGCCCTTCACCAGCGTCTGCATGAAGTCGTCGTAGCCTCCGCCGTTCTCGATGACGACGTCGGCCTTCTTCACGGCGAGCTGGTTCTGGGCGCTGGCCTCGAAGGAGTGCGGGTCCTGAGCCGGGTCGGACATCAGCGAGGTGACGTGCACGGATTCGCCGCCGATCGTCTCGGCGATGTCGCCGTACACGTTGGTGCTGGCTACTACGCGAAGGGTGCCATCCGCCTCAGCGGACGGGGTGGAGCAGCCGGCGAGCGCCAGCGCGGTCACGGCGGCGAGCGCCAGGGCGGAGACGAGGGAGCGCGTCTTCATGGGGAGCCTGTCTAAGTCGCGAACGACACGAAGCGAGTGCACGCGGTCGCGTGCACCGCAACAGACTACGGCTTGTTGAGAATGATTGTCAAACTCAGTCGAGCAGGAGCGCCGGCTCCTCGATGATGGACGCCACATCCGCCAGGAAGCGCGAGGCGACGTCGCCGTCGACCACGCGGTGGTCGAACGAGGCCCCGAGAGTCGTCACGTAGCGCGGGCGCACCTCGCCGTCGACCACCCACGGCTTCTGCTTGATCGTTCCGAGGGCGACGATCCCGACCTCGCCCGGGTTCAGGATGGGCGTGCCGGTGTCCATCCCGAACACGCCGATGTTCGTGATCGTGATGGTGCCGCCGCTCATGTCGCTCGGCGGCGTCTTGCCGTCGCGGGCCGTCAGCGTCAGCTGCTCGAGGGCTCGCGCCAGCTCGAGCAGGGTCATGCCCTGCGCCTCCTTGACGTTCGGCACGATCAGGCCGCGGGGAGTCGCCGCGGCGATGCCGAGGTTCACGTAGTGGTGGACGACGATCTCCTCATCCGTCCACGTCGAGTTGACCGTGGGGTTGCGGCGCACGGCCCAGATGATCGCCTTCGCCATGATCAGCAGCGGCGACACCTTGACGCCCGCGAAGTCGGCCGAGTTCTTCAGGCGCTTCACGAACTCCATGGTCCGGGTGGCGTCCACGTCG is drawn from Leifsonia shinshuensis and contains these coding sequences:
- a CDS encoding ATP-binding cassette domain-containing protein → MSEPLQRVAAPGDRDVVLRLRDASLGFGERTLWSGLDLDVHAGEFVAVLGPNGSGKTSLLRTILGQQRLDSGEIAFEGHAVRRGDRRIGYIPQQKLIPAGTPLRARDLVALGVNGHRWGLPLPRRADREQVDGLIDAVGARRYADAAVGSLSGGEQQRLRVAQALAGDPALLLCDEPLLSLDLQHQRGVSELIDRRRREHDSAVVFVTHDVNPVLGMVDRVLYLAGGRFRTGTPDEVLRSDVLTDLYGTPVDVIRSRGRIVVVGIPDAETHDHHEHTREAHPEPAA
- a CDS encoding metal ABC transporter solute-binding protein, Zn/Mn family, yielding MKTRSLVSALALAAVTALALAGCSTPSAEADGTLRVVASTNVYGDIAETIGGESVHVTSLMSDPAQDPHSFEASAQNQLAVKKADVVIENGGGYDDFMQTLVKGAQSESATVLNVVDLSGKKPVDGELNEHVWYDIPTIRTLTDALTAALAKADPSKKAEFEKNAEAFEARLSALEAAEAKLKASYAGEGVAITEPVPLYLLDAIGLQNKTPEKFSAAIEEENDVSPVVLKDTLALFSGHQVRLLVYNEQTTGAQTERVLAAAKHAGIPVVPVTETLPDGLHYAGWMQGVLDEIGKALAR